From the Chryseobacterium fluminis genome, the window ATTTTATATCTCAACTTCTTATTCAGCTTTTTTCAAAAGTTTTGATGCAAAAAGTACAATTATCCAAAGTGTTTTAGATGCACAGGCTTTCAGTAAAGCGTGGAACGAAGGAGTAATTGAAGGAGCTTTTGTTACCTTGATCCCGTTTGTATTTCTCGGGTTGGGATATTTGATTCATATGTTTTGGGAGAATAAAACAAGAGCCAATTATATCAAGCTGGGATTATTATTTATCGTAACATTTATTTTCGACTGCATTCTAGCCTACGAAATTGAGTCAAAATTGTATGAATTAAACAAAACTTTTGAATCACCACCATTTGATATTAAAATTGCTTTTACCAAAATTCAGTTTTGGGGAATTATTTTCGCTGGATTCATTGTATACATTATTTGGGGACTGGTTTTCGACTTTGTAATGAAAGAACACCGTGAAAAAGATAAGATCAAAAATGAACAGGAAATCAGACAGAAGAGGATTGAATTCTTTCAGGAAAAGATCAATATTCTGAAAAAGGAAATTGAAGAAATCCTGGCCAATATCGGAAGTACAAAAGAATCAATTATCAAAACACGAGGAAGAATAGAAGAACTTCAGAATATTATTGACGGTGTAATCATACCTACTAAAGATTACAAATTATATGCGTCAGAGTATGTTCAAGGTTGGATCACTTTTATCGGTGAAAAAATAGCAGTATCAAGAACGGAAAAGCAAACGATGATTGATGACTGTATTGCAACCTACAATGTCAATCTGGAAACGGTAGGTGCTAATTCCGACAACCAAAACTTAGTGTATTTATCATCCTTGTAAAATTACAAATTATGAAAAAATTACTTTATTTATTGATGATCATTTCGTTGGTTTCCTGTTGCAAAGGCAAAGATGACGGAACAGTCAAAGGAAATACGGATTCTATTGTTGTTGACTCAAACAATATCAATGTCAGCATTTTAATTGATTTATCAGACAGAATTGATACAGTAGCTAATCCTAATCCCACAATGGAATATTATCAAAGGGACACGGAATATATTAAGGCCATTGAAAAAGGATTTTTAAACCATGTCAAATCAAAAAAAATCATCACATATGATGATCAGATGCAGGTTTTCTTCAACCCGGAGCCTTCAGACCCGAAAATGAATGAACTTACAAAAGAGCTGAAAGTTTCCTTTAATAAGGATATTCCAAAAAGTTATTTTGATTCTGTTGACAAAAAATATTTGGAATTACCTTTACAAATCTATAAATCAGCCATTAAAGATAGAGAATACATTGGCTCCGATATTTGGGAGTTTTTCAAAAACAAAGTGAAAGATTATTGCATTAAAGATGATCGCAGAAACATTCTTTTCATTTTAACCGACGGCTATATGTATCATGAAAATACTAAGTTTGATGAAAAGAAGGAAAAATCATACAAAACTTCCTATTTAACAACCAAGCTTATAAAAGCTAATAACCTGACAACATCCGGTTTTAAAGATACCATTGAAAAAAATGGCTTTGGCTTTGTAAAAGCAAATGAAAACCTGAGTAATCTCGAAGTTATTGTTTTAGGAATCAATCCCGAAAAAGGAAATCCTTTTGAAGAAGCTGTTATTAAAGAATACTGGGAAAATTGGTTTAAAGAAATGAAAATCAAAAAGTACCAGATCAGATCTGCCGACCTCCCTTCCAATCTGGAACCCATTATCTTAAAAGCTATTTCAGGGAAATAAAAAACACACTCCAATATTTAACTAAAAACAGCGAAGAATTAAATTTCTTTGCTGTTTTTTACTTTCTCAACATTTCCGTATGAGGAATATTGTCTTCCAGGTATTTTTTTCCGGTATCTTCAAATCCGAAATCTGAATAGAATCTCAACAGGTAATCCTGGGCCGAAATTCTTATTTCGGAAGTATGAAAGCGGTTTTCTATGGTTTCTACAGCATACTGTATCAACTGCTTGCCAAGGCTCTTCCCTCTCGCTTTTTCTGTTGTCAGCACTCTTCCCAGAGAGGTTTCCTCATATTTTATCCCTTTGTTAAAAATCCTGCAGTAGGCTAATACGTCACCATCTTCCTTTGCCCAGATATGAAGAGCTTTCTGATCATAATTATCCAGATCAGGATAAGGACAGTTCTGTTCAATAACAAAAACATCGATGCGGGCTTTTAAAACAGCGTACAGCTCAGGAACAGTGAATTCTTCAAAACTTTTAATTTTCCAGATTGTATTACTCATCGAAACTTACCGCATTATTAATTAAAAACTCGTTGGTTTTCTGTATAAAACTCAGAATCTCTTCCCCACCCACTTTCTTTTCTGCAGAAGTCACATAAATTTCCGGCAGATCTTCCCAGGTCTTATGAAGTTCTGCTTTATAGTTTTCTACATTTTTAATGGCGATATTCGGTTTTAGTTTATCAACTTTTGTAAATACAATAGAAAACGGCACCCCGCTTTCCCCACACCACTGAATAAATTCCAGGTCGATCTTTTGTGGCGTGTGTCTTGAATCTACCAGCACAAAAAGATTGACTAAATTTCTTCTGTTTAAAATATAATTGGTGATGAGTTTCTCGAAATCTTTTCTGATAGATTTAGAAACCTTGGCGTATCCGTAACCCGGTAAATCGGTCAGGTACCAGTTTTCATTAACTAAAAAATGATTAATAAGTTGGGTTTTTCCGGGAGTCCCTGATGTTTTAGCTAAATCTTTGTGATTCATCATTGCATTAATCAGTGAAGACTTTCCCACATTGGACCTTCCGATAAAAGCATATTCGGGAATGGTAGGTTCCGGGCAATCCTGCCATTTTCCGCTACTCTTTACAAAATTTGCAGTTTTAATAACCATTTTTTTTGAATATTTTAAGAAAAATAAACCATTAAGAAAAGCTCTTAATGGTTCATTTATATTTTATTAAACTTTATTTTTCAACCAGCTGTAGAGAATCTCATTAAATTCATCCGGCTTCTCCATCATGGCAGCATGACCACATTTATCGATCCAGAACAAATCTGAATTCGGAATAAATTTGTGCATATCTTCTGCCACCTCTGGCGGTGTTACATTATCCTGTTTTCCCCAGATCAGGCAGGTTGGGGTTAAAATTTTAGGAAGATCATGCAACATATTATGTTTGATTGCACTTCTGGCCAGCATCACTGTTTTGATGCCTTTCATTCTGTCATTGACTACACCAAAAACTTCATCTACCAGATCTTCGGTGGCTACTGAAGGATCATAAAAAACCTCTTCTGTCTTCTTCCTTATATAAGAACGGTCGTTCTTTCTAGGAAAGCTGTCTCCGAAAGTTCTTTCATACAAACCTGAACTTCCCGTGAGCACAAGATTACTTACAAGATCAGGTCTTGCTAATGTTAAGATAAGTCCCACATGGCCACCCATCGAGTTTCCGACAATGGTAACAGGCTCTTCAATATGGCTCTCTATAAACTTTATAATATATTTTGCAATCGTGGTGAGATTCGTATTAAGTACCGGCAAATCATAGATCGGTAATTGAGGTACGTACACCTTAAATCCTTTCTCTGAAAAAAAATTCACCATCTTATCGAAATTACTCAAACCACCCATTAAACCGTGCAATAGCACCAATGGATGTCCTTCCCCCGCTTCTACAAAGGTATATTTCTTTTCTTTTTTTGTACTAAATATCATAAAATGCCTTAATAAAGCCTTGCAAAAATACAAATTAAACCTCAAAAATATTTTGATTACCCTAATTTAAAATAAAAATAATATAATAACCATTATTTTAACGCTTTTTTTGAAAATCTCTTAGTATGCCCCAAATAACACATTTCACAACCTATTGCACGTCAATTCATTACACTACAAAATCTAAATCTTTGATAAAACTTATTAACATTAAGTCAAAAAGTGGGAAAAAGTGGG encodes:
- a CDS encoding beta-carotene 15,15'-monooxygenase, producing MDTTSIKNLFKLKSVPIESKQEHLPKTDIIPSDESLEETRKRTYHESGYRDSSRTNGNHSTLSICLDAVYSKFQNEEKEMVEKQKNLKESYVNEQKNRETEIKALTVSQETKEEQLKNKNIEIENHQHTIENLKAEILDLPRNPEKHNIKATKGASAKFWIGLFLLIPITLYLGTFYISTSYSAFFKSFDAKSTIIQSVLDAQAFSKAWNEGVIEGAFVTLIPFVFLGLGYLIHMFWENKTRANYIKLGLLFIVTFIFDCILAYEIESKLYELNKTFESPPFDIKIAFTKIQFWGIIFAGFIVYIIWGLVFDFVMKEHREKDKIKNEQEIRQKRIEFFQEKINILKKEIEEILANIGSTKESIIKTRGRIEELQNIIDGVIIPTKDYKLYASEYVQGWITFIGEKIAVSRTEKQTMIDDCIATYNVNLETVGANSDNQNLVYLSSL
- a CDS encoding GNAT family N-acetyltransferase, producing the protein MSNTIWKIKSFEEFTVPELYAVLKARIDVFVIEQNCPYPDLDNYDQKALHIWAKEDGDVLAYCRIFNKGIKYEETSLGRVLTTEKARGKSLGKQLIQYAVETIENRFHTSEIRISAQDYLLRFYSDFGFEDTGKKYLEDNIPHTEMLRK
- the yihA gene encoding ribosome biogenesis GTP-binding protein YihA/YsxC; this encodes MVIKTANFVKSSGKWQDCPEPTIPEYAFIGRSNVGKSSLINAMMNHKDLAKTSGTPGKTQLINHFLVNENWYLTDLPGYGYAKVSKSIRKDFEKLITNYILNRRNLVNLFVLVDSRHTPQKIDLEFIQWCGESGVPFSIVFTKVDKLKPNIAIKNVENYKAELHKTWEDLPEIYVTSAEKKVGGEEILSFIQKTNEFLINNAVSFDE
- a CDS encoding alpha/beta fold hydrolase gives rise to the protein MIFSTKKEKKYTFVEAGEGHPLVLLHGLMGGLSNFDKMVNFFSEKGFKVYVPQLPIYDLPVLNTNLTTIAKYIIKFIESHIEEPVTIVGNSMGGHVGLILTLARPDLVSNLVLTGSSGLYERTFGDSFPRKNDRSYIRKKTEEVFYDPSVATEDLVDEVFGVVNDRMKGIKTVMLARSAIKHNMLHDLPKILTPTCLIWGKQDNVTPPEVAEDMHKFIPNSDLFWIDKCGHAAMMEKPDEFNEILYSWLKNKV